The Naumovozyma dairenensis CBS 421 chromosome 1, complete genome genome includes a region encoding these proteins:
- the RPO21 gene encoding DNA-directed RNA polymerase II subunit RPB1 (similar to Saccharomyces cerevisiae RPO21 (YDL140C); ancestral locus Anc_7.314), which translates to MVGQQYSSAPLRTVKEVQFGLFSPEEVRAISVAKIRFPETMDETQTRAKIGGLNDPRLGSIDRNLKCQTCQEGMNECPGHFGHIDLAKPVLHVGFIAKIKKVCESVCMHCGKLLLDEHNEQMRQAIAIKDSKKRFNAVWNLCKTKMICDTDVPSDDDPTQLISRGGCGNAQPTVRKDGLKLVGSWKKEKNTNDGDEPEQRVLSTEEILNIFKHISPEDSTRLGFNEEFARPEWMILNVLPVPPPPVRPSISFNESQRGEDDLTFKLADILKANISLETLEHNGAPHHAIEEAESLLQFHVATYMDNDIAGQPQALQKSGRPVKSIRARLKGKEGRIRGNLMGKRVDFSARTVISGDPNLELDQVGVPKSIARTLTYPEVVTPYNIDRLTQLVRNGPNEHPGAKYVIRDNGDRIDLRYSKRAGDIQLQYGWKVERHITDNDPVLFNRQPSLHKMSMMAHRVKVIPYSTFRLNLSVTSPYNADFDGDEMNLHVPQSEETRAELSQLCAVPLQIVSAQSNKPCMGIVQDTLCGIRKLTLRDTFLEFDEVLNMLYWVPDWDGVIPTPAIIKPKPLWSGKQVLSIAIPRGIHLQRFDEGTTLLSPKDNGMLVVDGQIIFGVVDKKTVGSSNGGLIHVVTREKGPTICAKLFGNIQKVVNFWLLHNGFSTGIGDTIADGSTIKEITETIADAKRKVEDVTKEAQSNLLTAKHGMTLRESFEDNVVRFLNEARDKAGRLAEMNLNDLNNVKQMVSAGSKGSFINIAQMSACVGQQSVEGKRIGYGFVDRTLPHFSKDDYSPESKGFVENSYLRGLTPQEFFFHAMGGREGLIDTAVKTAETGYIQRRLVKALEDIMVHYDGTARNSLGNVIQFIYGEDGMDAAHIEKQSLDTIGGSDAAFEKRYRIDLMNPKNALDPSLLESGSEITGDVKLQSLLDEEYKQLIKDRKFLRKIFVDGESNWPLPVNIRRIIQNAQQTFRIDHSKPSDLTIRDIIFGLKDLEERLLVLRGKSEIIQKAQDDAITLFCCLVRSRLSTRRILQEYRLTKQAFEWVLNNVEAQFLRSVVHPGEMVGVLAAQSIGEPATQMTLNTFHFAGVASKKVTSGVPRLKEILNVAKNMKTPSLTVYLKDDYSSDQEKAKFIRSAIEHTTLKSITVASEIYYDPDPRSTVIPEDDEIIQLHFSLLDDETEQSLDRQSPWLLRLELDRAAMNDKDLTMGQVGERIKETFRNDLFVIWSEDNAEKLIIRCRVVRPKSMDAETEAEEDHMLKKIENTMLENITLRGVENIERVVMMKYDRKVPSQSGEYQKVPEWVLETDGVNLSEVMTVPGVDATRIYTNSFIDITEVLGIEAGRAALYREVYNVIASDGSYVNYRHMALLVDVMTTQGALTSITRHGFNRASTGALMRSSFEETVEILFEAGASAELDDCRGVSENVLLGQMAPIGTGAFDVMIDEESLVKYMPEQKIMELEGEEDGGATPYSNESGLINTEIDVKDELMFSPLVDAGTTDAMAGGFTAYGGADYGGATSPFGAYGDAPTSPGFGGVSSPGFSPTSPGYSPTSPSYSPTSPSYSPTSPSYSPTSPSYSPTSPSYSPTSPSYSPTSPTYSPTSPSYSPTSPSYSPTSPSYSPTSPSYSPTSPSYSPTSPSYSPTSPSYSPTSPSYSPTSPTYSPTSPSYSPTSPSYSPTSPSYSPTSPSYSPTSPGYSPTTGSYSPGSPTYSPKEGDDKNKKDEKENSS; encoded by the coding sequence ATGGTCGGACAACAATATTCAAGCGCACCACTACGTACAGTGAAAGAAGTCCAATTTGGTCTTTTCTCCCCAGAAGAGGTTCGTGCTATCAGTGTAGCCAAAATTAGATTCCCAGAAACTATGGATGAAACTCAAACTAGAGCGAAAATTGGTGGGTTAAATGATCCAAGATTAGGTTCCATCGATCGTAATTTGAAATGTCAAACATGTCAAGAAGGTATGAATGAATGTCCAGGTCATTTTGGCCATATTGATTTAGCAAAACCGGTTTTACATGTTGGTTTCATTgcaaaaattaaaaaagtTTGTGAATCTGTCTGTATGCATTGTGGTAAActattattagatgaacATAACGAACAAATGAGACAAGCTATTGCTATAAAAGATTCTAAGAAGAGATTTAATGCTGTATGGAATTTATgtaaaacaaaaatgatATGTGATACTGATGTACCTTCTGACGATGATCCAACCCAACTGATATCAAGAGGTGGTTGTGGTAATGCTCAACCAACTGTTCGTAAGGATGGTTTGAAATTAGTAGGAAGTTggaagaaagagaaaaatacTAATGACGGAGATGAACCGGAACAAAGAGTTTTAAGTACAGAAGAAATTTTGAACATTTTTAAACATATTTCTCCAGAGGATTCAACAAGATTAGGTTTCAACGAAGAATTTGCACGTCCGGAATGGATGATTCTAAATGTCTTACCTGTTCCACCACCACCAGTTCGtccatcaatttcatttaatgaatcCCAAAGaggtgaagatgatttaaCGTTTAAATTGGCTGATATCCTGAAAGCGAATATTAGTTTGGAAACATTGGAACATAATGGTGCACCACACCATGCTATTGAAGAGGCAGAAAGTTTGTTACAATTCCATGTTGCAACATATAtggataatgatattgcaGGTCAACCTCAGGCTCTTCAAAAATCTGGTCGTCCAGTCAAATCTATTCGTGCACGTTTAAAGGGTAAAGAAGGCCGTATTAGAGGTAACTTAATGGGTAAGCGTGTGGATTTCTCTGCAAGAACTGTTATTTCTGGTGATCCAAATCTAGAATTAGACCAAGTTGGTGTACCAAAATCGATTGCCAGAACTCTTACATATCCAGAAGTTGTTACTccatataatattgatcGTCTAACACAATTGGTGCGTAACGGTCCAAATGAACATCCTGGTGCAAAATATGTTATTCGTGACAACGGTGATCGTATTGATTTAAGATACAGTAAAAGAGCTGGTGATATCCAGTTACAATACGGGTGGAAAGTTGAACGTCATATTACGGATAATGATCCAGTTCTATTCAATCGTCAACCTTCTCTGCATAAAATGTCTATGATGGCCCATAGAGTTAAAGTTATTCCATATTCCACATTCAGATTGAATTTGTCTGTTACCTCTCCTTATAATGCCGATTTCGATGGTGATGAAATGAATTTACACGTTCCACAATCTGAAGAGACAAGAGCTGAATTGTCACAATTATGTGCTGTTCCATTACAAATTGTTTCAGCACAATCTAATAAACCATGTATGGGTATTGTGCAAGATACTTTATGTGGTATTCGTAAATTAACATTGAGGGATACCTTccttgaatttgatgaagttCTAAATATGCTATATTGGGTCCCAGATTGGGATGGTGTCATTCCTACTCCAGCCATTATAAAACCAAAACCGCTATGGTCAGGTAAACAAGTGCTTTCTATCGCGATTCCTAGAGGTATTCATTTACAACGTTTTGATGAAGGTACTACTTTGTTATCACCAAAAGATAATGGTATGCTTGTAGTCGACGGCCAAATTATTTTTGGGGTTGTTGATAAGAAAACTGTGGGGTCATCCAATGGTGGGTTAATTCATGTCGTCACAAGAGAAAAGGGTCCAACAATATGTGCAAAATTATTTggtaatattcaaaaagtGGTCAATTTTTGGCTATTGCATAACGGGTTTTCAACAGGGATTGGTGATACAATTGCTGATGGATCAActatcaaagaaattacaGAGACCATCGCGGATGCAAAGCGTAAAGTTGAAGATGTTACAAAAGAGGCACAATCTAATTTGTTAACGGCAAAGCATGGTATGACATTACGTGAATCTTTCGAAGATAACGTTGTTCGTTTCCTTAATGAAGCCAGAGATAAAGCTGGTCGTCTGGCTGAAATGAACTTGAATGACCTGAATAATGTGAAACAAATGGTAAGTGCCGGTTCTAAAGGTTCGTTTATTAATATTGCCCAAATGTCTGCGTGTGTTGGTCAACAGTCTGTTGAAGGTAAACGTATTGGGTATGGTTTTGTTGATCGTACACTACCTCATTTCTCAAAGGATGATTACTCTCCAGAATCAAAGGGTTTTGTGGAAAATTCTTACTTAAGAGGGTTGACACCTCAagaattcttctttcacGCAATGGGTGGTCGTGAAGGTCTTATTGATACAGCTGTGAAGACTGCAGAAACAGGTTATATTCAACGTCGTTTAGTGAAAGCTTTAGAAGATATTATGGTCCACTACGATGGTACGGCAAGAAATTCACTTGGTAACGTTATCCAATTCATTTACGGTGAAGATGGTATGGACGCTGCCCACATCGAAAAACAATCATTAGATACAATCGGTGGTTCCGATGCTGCATTCGAAAAGAGGTACAGaattgatttaatgaatCCAAAAAATGCGTTAGATCCATCATTACTAGAATCTGGTTCTGAAATAACAGGTGATGTCAAACTACAGTCTTTACTAGACGAAGAGTATaaacaattaataaaagatCGTAAGTttttaagaaaaatttTTGTAGATGGGGAATCAAACTGGCCATTACCAGTTAATATCAGACGTATCATACAGAATGCACAACAGACTTTTAGAATCGATCATTCAAAACCATCAGATCTAACAATACGTGATATCATATTTGGCCTAAAAGACCTGGAAGAACGTCTATTAGTGTTACGTGGTAAAAGTGAAATTATCCAAAAAGCTCAAGATGATGCAATTACCTTATTTTGCTGTCTGGTACGTTCACGTTTATCTACTCGTAGAATATTACAAGAATATAGATTAACTAAACAAGCTTTCGAATGGGTCCTTAATAATGTTGAGGCACAGTTCCTACGTTCAGTTGTTCATCCTGGTGAAATGGTCGGTGTGTTAGCAGCGCAATCTATTGGTGAACCAGCTACACAAATGACATTGAATACTTTCCATTTTGCCGGTGTGGCCTCTAAAAAAGTTACTTCTGGTGTTCCTCGTTTAAAGGAAATTCTAAATGTCGCAAAAAACATGAAGACACCTTCTTTAACTGTCTACTTAAAGGATGATTATTCATCAGACCAAGAAAAGGCTAAGTTTATTAGATCTGCAATTGAACACACTACATTGAAAAGTATCACAGTTGCATCAGAAATTTACTACGATCCTGATCCACGTTCCACTGTTATTCCAGAGGACGAcgaaattattcaattacATTTCTCTTTATTAGATGACGAAACTGAACAATCTCTAGATAGACAATCGCCATGGTTATTACGTCTAGAACTTGATCGTGCAGCTATGAACGATAAAGATTTGACAATGGGCCAAGTGGGTGAAAGAATCAAAGAAACGTTCAGAAATGATCTTTTCGTCATCTGGTCAGAAGATAATGCAGAAAAATTAATCATTCGTTGTCGTGTTGTCCGTCCGAAATCCATGGATGCCGAAACCGAAGCGGAAGAAGATCATATGCTAAAGAAGATTGAAAACACCATGcttgaaaatattacatTGCGTGGTGTGGAAAATATTGAGCGTGTTGTTATGATGAAATATGATCGTAAAGTTCCAAGTCAATCTGGTGAGTATCAGAAAGTACCCGAATGGGTCTTAGAGACTGATGGTGTCAATCTATCTGAAGTTATGACAGTACCGGGTGTGGATGcaacaagaatatatacAAATTCATTTATCGATATTACTGAAGTACTGGGTATTGAAGCAGGTCGTGCAGCCTTATACAGAGAAGTTTACAATGTTATTGCCTCTGATGGTTCTTACGTTAACTATCGTCATATGGCTTTATTGGTTGATGTTATGACAACACAAGGTGCATTAACATCTATTACTCGTCATGGGTTCAATAGAGCTTCAACCGGTGCTTTAATGAGATCGTCGTTCGAAGAAACGGTCGAAATCTTATTCGAAGCCGGTGCTTCTGCAGAATTAGATGATTGTCGTGGTGTTTCAGAAAATGTTTTATTAGGACAAATGGCTCCAATTGGTACAGGTGCGTTTGATGTTAtgattgatgaagaatcatTGGTTAAGTACATGCCTGAACAGAAGATTATGGAACTTGAAGGTGAAGAAGACGGTGGTGCTACTCCTTACAGTAATGAATCTGGTCTAATAAATACAGAAATCGATGTGAAAGACGAACTTATGTTTTCCCCATTGGTCGATGCAGGTACAACAGATGCTATGGCCGGCGGATTTACTGCATATGGTGGTGCAGACTATGGTGGTGCGACCTCACCTTTTGGTGCATATGGGGACGCTCCTACCTCTCCTGGTTTCGGTGGCGTATCTTCTCCAGGTTTCTCACCAACATCGCCCGGATATTCGCCAACGTCACCAAGTTATAGTCCAACCTCTCCTTCATATTCACCAACCTCACCATCATACTCCCCAACTTCTCCATCGTACTCTCCAACTTCGCCAAGTTACAGTCCGACATCTCCATCTTACTCACCAACCTCACCAACTTATAGTCCAACATCACCAAGCTACAGTCCTACATCTCCAAGTTACAGCCCAACATCTCCTTCATATTCGCCAACCTCACCAAGTTACAGCCCAACCTCACCCTCCTACTCACCTACCTCACCAAGCTATAGTCCAACATCACCTTCATATTCTCCAACATCGCCTAGTTACAGTCCTACCTCTCCAACATATAGTCCTACTTCTCCTTCATACTCACCTACATCCCCTTCATATTCCCCAACTTCACCAAGCTATAGTCCTACTTCTCCTTCATACTCACCAACATCTCCAGGGTATTCTCCAACCACAGGTAGCTACAGCCCGGGATCTCCTACATACTCTCCAAAAGAGGGAGATgacaaaaataaaaaagatgaGAAGGaaaattcatcataa